The following proteins come from a genomic window of Chiloscyllium punctatum isolate Juve2018m chromosome 51, sChiPun1.3, whole genome shotgun sequence:
- the LOC140470488 gene encoding cardiotrophin-2-like — translation MSNTDTVRETVERSYNLLVWLADEASSLVGLYMELQGFGDGPPGMPGPHLRLPAPPGPDGEDWEPTRRLRQHRSASRQLAALLGRVLGDQRGLNETRQHLHQQLQLAITGLQGLDANLGHVLTSLGTGQGQEEGQEVEESDGPAQGPSSQASGTAHWEAKVDGYHIVAHYTHWLGRAAEDLARLKEHLKPEA, via the exons ATGTcgaacacagacacagtgagagagacggTGGAGCGATCTTACAACCTGTTGGTCTGGTTAGCTGATGAGGCCTCCTCCCTGGTTGGGCTGTAC ATGGAGCTCCAGGGATTCGGTGATGGACCTCCGGGGATGCCAGGGCCCCACCTCCGGCTGCCCGCCCCGCCCGGCCCTGACGGTGAAGACTGGGAGCCCACCCGCCGACTGCGCCAACACCGCAGCGCCAGCCGGCAGCTGGCCGCCCTCCTAGGCCGCGTGCTGGGCGATCAGCGGGGGCTCAACGAGACCCGGCAACACCTTCACCAGCAGCTGCAGCTCGCCATCACCGGCCTCCAAGGGCTGGACGCCAACCTGGGCCACGTGCTGACCTCCCTGGGCACCGGCCAGGGGCAGGAGGAGGGCCAGGAGGTGGAGGAGAGCGACGGCCCAGCCCAGGGACCCTCCAGCCAGGCCTCAGGCACGGCCCACTGGGAGGCCAAGGTGGACGGGTACCACATCGTGGCTCACTACACCCACTGGCTGGGCAGAGCCGCCGAGGACCTGGCGAGGCTGAAGGAGCACCTGAAGCCTGAGGCCTAG